In Staphylococcus saccharolyticus, one genomic interval encodes:
- a CDS encoding DUF3267 domain-containing protein, protein MFLCTRQIDIYARFGIQRIAFLSIVATIITFLVSYEVMYYFLDTPLSDKHFFILIIFILLMYPIHKVVHLLFFLPYYKSFKVHKLSNKKWVPYFNTYLNTPVHKIYFCINLILPIFFLSGIFVLLSIYLPQYGHYFMFLLSLNIGCSMMDILYLKILLFSNDGHYVEEHQSGLHILKKVDNPNANRSSL, encoded by the coding sequence ATGTTTTTATGTACTCGGCAAATCGATATTTATGCTAGATTTGGCATACAAAGAATAGCATTTTTAAGTATCGTAGCTACTATTATCACTTTTTTAGTAAGTTATGAAGTTATGTATTATTTTCTAGATACACCCTTATCAGATAAACATTTTTTCATTTTAATAATATTTATCTTATTAATGTATCCTATTCATAAAGTTGTGCACTTACTTTTCTTTTTGCCTTATTATAAATCCTTTAAAGTGCATAAGCTATCAAATAAGAAATGGGTGCCTTATTTTAATACTTACCTAAATACGCCTGTTCATAAAATATATTTTTGTATTAATTTAATATTACCAATTTTCTTTTTATCAGGTATTTTTGTTTTATTAAGTATCTATCTACCTCAATATGGACATTATTTCATGTTCTTATTATCATTAAATATTGGATGTTCTATGATGGATATTCTCTATCTAAAGATTCTTTTATTTTCAAATGATGGTCATTATGTAGAAGAACACCAATCTGGCCTTCATATTCTAAAAAAGGTAGACAATCCTAACGCTAATCGTTCATCACTATAA
- the ecsA gene encoding ABC transporter ATP-binding protein EcsA gives MTVKVEHLTGGYGKKPVIKDINFELKQGEIVGLIGLNGAGKSTTIKHMLGLINPMEGSLTISDTNINGDIEVYRRKLSYIPESPVIYEELTLEEHIEMTAMAFQLSKEEAMCRAEPLLKVFRLEKELQVFPSHFSKGMKQKVMIICAFIVDPELYIIDEPFLGLDPLGIQSMLDLMVEKKNENRTVLMSTHILATAERYCDRFIILDKGEIVAFGNLDELREQTGLKDKTLDDIYIHVTQGGNAYE, from the coding sequence ATGACAGTAAAAGTTGAACATCTGACAGGTGGATATGGAAAAAAACCTGTGATTAAAGATATTAATTTTGAATTAAAACAAGGCGAAATTGTTGGTTTAATTGGACTTAACGGTGCAGGAAAAAGCACAACGATTAAACATATGTTAGGACTTATTAATCCTATGGAAGGTTCATTAACCATTTCAGATACAAACATTAATGGTGATATAGAAGTTTATCGAAGAAAGTTATCTTATATACCAGAATCTCCGGTCATTTATGAAGAGCTTACCTTAGAGGAACACATTGAAATGACTGCAATGGCTTTTCAATTAAGTAAAGAAGAAGCCATGTGTCGAGCGGAGCCTTTACTAAAGGTATTTCGTTTAGAGAAAGAACTTCAAGTATTTCCAAGTCACTTCTCAAAAGGTATGAAACAAAAAGTGATGATTATTTGTGCATTTATCGTTGACCCAGAACTATATATTATTGATGAGCCGTTCCTAGGACTCGATCCATTAGGTATTCAATCAATGTTAGATTTAATGGTAGAGAAGAAAAATGAAAATCGTACTGTTCTGATGAGTACACACATCCTAGCAACCGCTGAACGTTACTGTGATAGATTTATCATTCTTGATAAAGGCGAAATTGTTGCCTTTGGTAATTTAGATGAATTACGTGAGCAAACTGGATTAAAAGATAAGACTTTGGATGATATTTATATTCACGTTACACAAGGTGGCAATGCTTATGAATGA
- a CDS encoding HIT family protein: MSETIFSKIISGDIPSFKVYENDYVYAFLDISQVTKGHTLLIPKKASANIFETDEETMKHMGVALPKVANAIKAAFNPDGLNIIQNNGEFADQSVFHLHFHLIPRYENDIDGFGYKWETHTDTLDDDTKKEIAKKIQAQFK; this comes from the coding sequence ATGTCAGAAACTATTTTCAGTAAAATTATCTCAGGCGATATCCCAAGCTTTAAAGTATACGAAAATGACTATGTTTATGCTTTTCTTGATATCTCACAAGTTACAAAAGGTCATACACTACTAATACCAAAAAAAGCTTCAGCAAATATTTTTGAAACTGATGAAGAAACAATGAAACATATGGGCGTGGCTTTACCAAAAGTAGCCAACGCTATTAAAGCTGCCTTTAACCCAGATGGATTAAACATTATTCAAAATAATGGTGAGTTTGCAGATCAATCAGTATTTCATTTACATTTCCATTTAATTCCAAGATATGAAAACGATATCGATGGCTTTGGATATAAGTGGGAAACACATACTGATACTCTAGACGATGATACAAAAAAAGAAATTGCGAAAAAAATTCAAGCACAATTTAAATAA
- a CDS encoding YtxH domain-containing protein, with translation MKVTRILFGLGVGAAAGFAVALRNRDDHSVKHNTIDASQPTGAQSELEREIETMKQTFNDILNYGSQIKNESIEFGSSIDDEFKGLIGNFKSDINPNIEKLQSHIENLQNRGEEMSNAFSKDK, from the coding sequence ATGAAAGTCACAAGAATTTTATTTGGCCTAGGTGTAGGTGCTGCAGCTGGATTTGCAGTTGCTTTAAGAAACCGTGACGACCATAGCGTTAAACACAACACAATAGATGCAAGCCAACCTACTGGCGCTCAATCAGAATTAGAACGTGAAATTGAAACAATGAAACAAACTTTTAATGATATTCTTAACTATGGTTCTCAAATTAAAAACGAAAGTATTGAGTTTGGAAGTTCAATTGATGACGAATTTAAAGGATTAATTGGTAATTTTAAATCTGATATCAATCCTAACATTGAAAAATTACAATCCCACATTGAAAATTTACAGAACCGTGGCGAAGAAATGAGCAACGCCTTTTCTAAAGATAAGTAA
- a CDS encoding YlbF/YmcA family competence regulator, giving the protein MAVNLYDYANQLEQALRDSEEYKAIKDAFAKVKENDESKKLFDKFRETQMSFQQKQMQGEEIPEEDLQKAQEQAQAIEKDDNISELMNAEQKMSQVFQEINQIIVKPLDEIYAD; this is encoded by the coding sequence ATGGCAGTAAATTTATATGATTATGCAAATCAATTAGAACAAGCTTTAAGAGATAGTGAAGAATATAAAGCAATTAAAGATGCATTTGCTAAAGTTAAAGAAAACGATGAATCAAAAAAATTATTTGATAAATTCCGTGAAACTCAAATGAGTTTCCAACAAAAACAAATGCAAGGTGAAGAAATCCCTGAGGAAGATTTACAAAAAGCTCAAGAACAAGCTCAAGCAATTGAAAAAGATGACAATATCTCTGAATTAATGAATGCTGAGCAAAAAATGAGCCAAGTATTCCAAGAGATTAATCAAATCATCGTTAAACCTTTAGATGAAATCTATGCTGACTAA
- a CDS encoding ATP-binding protein: MIIKSLEIYGYGQFVQRKIEFNRKFTEIYGENEAGKSTIQAFIHSILFGFPTKKSKEPRLEPRLGNQYGGKLELIFDDGIEAEVERIKGSAQGDVKVYLADGTIRDEAWLNKKLNYISKKTYQGIFSFDVLGLQDIHRNLDEKQLQDYLLEAGALGSTEFTSMRDTIGQKKNELYKKAGKNPIINQQIEQLKYLEGQIREEESKLDSYHRLVDDRDKSSRRLEHLKQNLNQLSKMHEDKQKEVALHDQTQEWKSLEQVLNIASIHFPEKGIDRYETAKSHKLSLERDISLKEERLAQFNKDAENIEPVDQKDINDLNGLYQQENEIKQKEFELRSIKKDIMDKQREKERLQSNIGWNDVHHNVDSSEAMKNYVSEQILAKQEQNAYIVQLERSIEDNKIERNSNSSELDQLEQELVPEETFEKKKEYSQQVLELHEKENLYEKLKETFREDQERKKQRQKILRIGFIALAIIGATLSVFSFVTTNLIFGIVFAILTIIFVVGIYLSKTKEVDYSVAISQEINDLESQLTQLETNYDLEFDLDYQHRIHEQWQNAIKNREMLEEKHQYLERTLSEAQGRLDSLKERIMQLKEELKLSPKLSDELIVESISTIGNIKSHDKFIEELNQQRIDLVKDLDTFYQQSENVTQSHFAHFNQMSFFHDVRQWLKHAEDSNEAWKKNQNETQLLNNELKQLQTRLKENNHIINELFNYIDVDNEESFYTHHQNYVTYQNNMNRFNDLSKYLENQNYSYEMSSKLSGKTSAQLDKEDSTLARQVDDYNDQYLEMQAEVSDLSAKISHMETDATLAQLRHEYFGLKNRLNDIAKDWASLSYLQTLVEEHIKQIKDKRLPQVINEAVSIFKSLTNDAYTMINYSEDNKIRVKHSNGQIFEPVELSQSTKELLYVSLRISLIKVLKPYYPFPIIVDDAFVHFDKNRKERMLNYLRELSKDYQVLYFTCTKDNLIPSKEMLLLNKIEEGGKK, from the coding sequence ATGATAATTAAGTCGTTAGAAATATATGGATATGGTCAATTTGTTCAACGAAAAATTGAATTTAATCGCAAATTCACAGAGATTTATGGAGAAAATGAAGCGGGTAAATCAACGATTCAAGCATTTATTCATTCTATTTTATTTGGCTTTCCAACTAAAAAATCAAAAGAACCTCGGTTAGAGCCTCGTTTAGGTAATCAATATGGAGGCAAACTAGAGCTGATTTTTGATGATGGAATTGAAGCAGAAGTTGAGAGGATCAAAGGTAGTGCCCAAGGTGATGTAAAGGTATATCTTGCAGATGGCACAATTAGAGATGAAGCATGGCTGAATAAGAAACTTAATTATATCTCGAAGAAAACGTATCAAGGAATTTTTTCATTCGATGTTTTAGGATTGCAGGATATCCATAGAAATTTAGATGAGAAACAATTACAAGATTATTTATTAGAAGCTGGTGCACTGGGATCAACAGAATTCACTAGCATGAGAGATACGATTGGTCAAAAAAAAAATGAATTGTATAAAAAGGCTGGAAAAAATCCAATCATTAATCAGCAAATTGAACAGCTTAAATATCTAGAAGGTCAAATACGTGAAGAAGAGAGTAAGTTAGATTCATATCACCGATTAGTAGATGATAGAGATAAATCGTCACGTAGACTTGAACACTTAAAGCAAAATTTAAATCAATTATCTAAAATGCACGAGGATAAGCAAAAGGAAGTTGCTTTACATGATCAAACTCAAGAGTGGAAAAGTTTGGAGCAAGTACTAAATATAGCATCGATTCACTTTCCTGAAAAAGGTATAGATAGATATGAAACAGCAAAATCGCATAAATTGTCTCTTGAAAGAGACATTAGTCTTAAAGAGGAACGTTTGGCTCAATTTAATAAAGATGCCGAAAACATTGAACCTGTTGATCAAAAAGATATCAATGACCTGAATGGTCTCTATCAACAAGAAAATGAAATTAAGCAAAAAGAGTTTGAATTACGCTCTATAAAAAAAGATATTATGGATAAACAGCGTGAAAAGGAACGTTTACAATCTAATATTGGTTGGAATGATGTGCACCACAACGTTGATAGTTCCGAGGCAATGAAAAATTATGTAAGTGAACAAATTTTAGCTAAACAAGAACAAAATGCCTACATTGTTCAATTAGAACGAAGTATTGAAGATAATAAAATTGAACGAAACTCCAATTCAAGTGAATTAGATCAATTAGAACAAGAACTTGTTCCTGAAGAAACTTTTGAAAAGAAAAAAGAGTATTCTCAACAGGTTTTAGAGTTACATGAAAAGGAAAATTTATATGAAAAATTAAAAGAAACTTTTAGAGAAGATCAAGAACGTAAGAAGCAACGTCAAAAGATATTAAGAATAGGATTTATAGCATTAGCAATAATTGGCGCTACATTAAGTGTATTTTCTTTTGTGACAACTAATTTAATTTTCGGTATTGTATTTGCAATTTTAACAATTATCTTTGTAGTAGGTATTTATTTATCAAAAACAAAAGAAGTTGATTATAGCGTAGCGATTAGTCAAGAGATTAATGATTTAGAAAGTCAGTTGACACAGTTAGAAACTAATTATGATTTAGAATTTGATTTAGATTACCAACATCGTATTCATGAACAGTGGCAAAATGCGATTAAAAATAGAGAAATGTTAGAAGAAAAGCATCAATATTTAGAGAGAACGCTTAGTGAGGCACAAGGTCGTCTAGACTCTCTTAAAGAGCGTATTATGCAACTTAAAGAGGAATTAAAACTTTCGCCAAAACTTTCTGATGAATTAATTGTTGAAAGTATTTCAACAATTGGTAATATTAAATCTCACGATAAGTTCATTGAAGAATTAAATCAGCAACGAATTGATTTAGTCAAAGACTTAGATACGTTTTATCAACAATCAGAAAACGTTACTCAATCTCATTTCGCACATTTTAATCAAATGTCATTCTTCCATGATGTGAGACAGTGGTTAAAACATGCTGAAGACAGTAATGAAGCGTGGAAGAAGAATCAGAATGAAACGCAGTTACTTAATAACGAATTAAAACAACTACAAACTCGTCTAAAAGAAAATAATCATATTATTAATGAATTGTTTAATTATATTGATGTAGATAACGAAGAAAGTTTTTACACACATCATCAAAATTATGTAACATATCAAAATAATATGAATCGTTTCAATGATTTATCAAAATATCTTGAAAATCAAAATTATTCATATGAAATGAGTTCTAAATTAAGCGGAAAGACTTCTGCACAGTTAGATAAAGAAGACAGTACTTTAGCAAGACAAGTTGATGATTATAATGATCAATATTTAGAAATGCAAGCTGAAGTTAGTGATTTAAGTGCTAAAATTAGCCATATGGAAACAGATGCGACTTTAGCACAATTAAGACATGAGTACTTTGGCTTGAAGAATAGACTCAATGATATAGCTAAAGATTGGGCTAGTTTAAGTTATTTACAAACATTAGTTGAAGAACATATCAAGCAAATTAAAGATAAGCGTTTACCTCAAGTGATAAATGAAGCGGTATCTATTTTCAAATCTTTAACTAATGATGCATATACAATGATAAATTATTCAGAGGATAATAAGATACGAGTTAAACATTCAAATGGCCAAATATTTGAACCAGTAGAATTAAGTCAATCTACTAAAGAATTATTATATGTTTCGCTTCGTATCAGTTTAATAAAGGTATTAAAACCATACTATCCATTCCCAATTATTGTTGATGATGCATTTGTTCATTTTGATAAAAATAGAAAAGAACGCATGTTAAATTACTTAAGAGAGCTATCTAAAGATTATCAAGTTTTATATTTCACATGTACTAAAGATAACTTGATTCCATCTAAAGAAATGCTCCTTTTAAATAAAATAGAGGAAGGCGGGAAAAAATGA
- the yhaM gene encoding 3'-5' exoribonuclease YhaM — translation MRNVENLNPGDSVDHFFLIHRATQGVTAQGKDYMTLFLQDKSGDIEAKLWTVTKEDMQTLKPEEIVHVKGDVINYRGRKQMKVHQVRLAKPEDNVATKDFVDGAPMTPSEIQEELSHFMLEIENASLQRITRHLIKKYQESFFTYPAASSHHHNFASGLSYHVLTMLRIAKSICDIYPLLNRSLLYSAIILHDLGKVRELSGTVATTYTIEGNLLGHISIASDEVAETAKELGIEGGEEVMLLRHMILAHHGKMEYGSPKLPHLKEAEILFFIDNIDAKMNMFEKAFKKTEKGQFTDRIFGLDNRQFYNPTSLD, via the coding sequence ATGAGAAATGTAGAAAATTTAAATCCCGGCGATTCAGTAGATCACTTTTTCTTAATACATCGTGCTACACAAGGTGTTACTGCACAAGGAAAGGATTATATGACGCTTTTCCTTCAAGATAAAAGTGGGGATATTGAAGCAAAACTGTGGACTGTGACAAAAGAAGATATGCAAACGTTAAAACCTGAAGAAATTGTTCACGTTAAAGGTGATGTGATTAATTATCGTGGTCGAAAACAAATGAAAGTGCATCAAGTACGTTTAGCTAAACCTGAAGATAACGTAGCTACGAAAGATTTTGTAGATGGTGCACCTATGACACCTTCTGAAATTCAAGAAGAATTATCTCACTTCATGTTGGAAATCGAAAATGCAAGTTTACAACGCATAACGCGTCATTTAATAAAGAAGTATCAAGAAAGTTTCTTTACTTATCCAGCTGCTAGTTCTCATCATCACAACTTTGCTAGTGGGTTAAGTTATCATGTTCTAACAATGTTGCGCATAGCCAAATCAATTTGTGATATTTATCCATTACTTAATAGAAGTTTGTTATATAGCGCAATTATTTTACATGACTTAGGCAAAGTGAGAGAGTTAAGCGGTACAGTTGCAACGACTTATACGATAGAAGGAAATCTATTAGGGCACATTTCTATTGCAAGTGATGAAGTTGCTGAAACTGCAAAAGAATTAGGCATTGAAGGAGGAGAAGAAGTGATGTTATTAAGGCACATGATTTTAGCACATCACGGTAAGATGGAATATGGTTCACCCAAATTACCACATCTAAAAGAAGCGGAAATCCTGTTCTTTATAGATAATATTGATGCTAAAATGAATATGTTTGAAAAAGCATTCAAAAAAACTGAGAAAGGTCAGTTTACTGACAGAATATTTGGATTAGATAACAGACAGTTTTATAATCCAACAAGTTTAGATTGA
- a CDS encoding foldase protein PrsA: MKLMNKIIVPVTASALLLSACGSNATESKDNTLISSKAGDVKVADVMKKIGNEQVANTSFSIVLNKILADKYKDKIDTKDIDEDIKKEEMQYGGKDQFEKMLKQQGMSLDDYKEQKKLSAYQKQLLVDKVKVSDKEIKDNSKKASHILIKVKSKSNDKDKEGLSDKKAKEKAEKLQKEVEKDPSKFGKIAKKESMDSSSAKKDGSLGYVIKGQMVDSFEKALFKLKEGKISDVVKTDYGYHIIKADKETDFNSEKFSIKQKIIEQKVQKKPKLLTDAYKDLLDEYKVDYKDRDIKKAIEDSILDPDKIKQQQSQGGSSGLTSTGS; this comes from the coding sequence ATGAAATTAATGAACAAAATCATCGTACCCGTAACTGCTAGTGCTCTTTTACTAAGTGCTTGTGGTTCAAATGCTACAGAATCAAAAGATAATACACTGATTTCATCAAAAGCTGGAGATGTTAAAGTTGCTGATGTAATGAAAAAGATTGGTAATGAACAAGTTGCTAATACTTCTTTTAGTATTGTATTAAATAAAATTTTAGCCGATAAGTATAAAGATAAAATAGATACTAAAGATATTGATGAAGATATCAAAAAAGAAGAAATGCAATATGGTGGTAAAGATCAATTTGAAAAAATGTTAAAACAACAAGGTATGTCACTTGATGACTATAAAGAACAGAAAAAACTTTCTGCTTACCAAAAGCAATTACTTGTTGATAAAGTTAAAGTTTCAGATAAAGAAATCAAAGATAATTCTAAAAAAGCATCTCACATCTTAATAAAAGTAAAATCTAAATCTAATGATAAAGATAAAGAAGGTTTATCAGATAAGAAAGCTAAAGAAAAAGCTGAAAAACTCCAAAAAGAAGTCGAAAAAGATCCAAGCAAATTTGGTAAAATAGCGAAGAAAGAATCTATGGATAGTTCTTCAGCTAAAAAAGACGGTTCATTAGGTTATGTTATTAAAGGTCAAATGGTGGATAGCTTCGAAAAAGCACTATTTAAACTTAAAGAAGGAAAAATATCTGACGTTGTCAAAACAGATTATGGTTATCATATTATCAAAGCAGACAAAGAAACTGACTTTAATAGTGAGAAATTTAGTATTAAACAAAAAATCATAGAACAAAAAGTTCAAAAGAAACCTAAACTTCTGACAGATGCTTATAAAGACTTATTAGATGAATATAAAGTTGATTATAAAGATAGAGATATCAAAAAAGCTATCGAAGATTCTATTCTAGATCCAGATAAGATCAAACAACAACAATCCCAAGGCGGGTCATCAGGTTTAACTAGTACTGGCTCTTAA
- a CDS encoding metallophosphoesterase family protein, whose protein sequence is MVKFIHCADLHLDSPFKSKSYLSPSIFEDVQKSAYESFKNIVDLALKQEVDFIIIAGDLFDNENRTLRAEVFLKEQFERLRKEQIFVYVCHGNHDPLTSKISTNWPNNVSVFSNQVETYQAITKDGETIYIHGFSYQNDASYENKIDAYPSSQGQKGIHIGVLHGTYSKSKAKDRYTEFRLEDLNSRLYHYWALGHIHEREQLSDMPVINYPGNIQGRHFNELGEKGCLLVEGDHLKLTTQFYPTHYIKFEEATIETDQASKQGLYKAIQTFKDKVRSEGKAFYRLTMLINSEDAMAPQDLIQLKEMITEFEENETQFIFIEDINIQYVQNDEAPLVNEFSSELIEDASLFNSAMTDLYLNPRASKYLDDYTEFDRTELVNHAESLLRDEMRGEQNDN, encoded by the coding sequence ATGGTTAAATTTATACACTGTGCTGATCTACACTTGGATAGTCCATTCAAATCAAAAAGTTACTTAAGTCCAAGTATATTTGAAGATGTTCAAAAAAGTGCATATGAAAGTTTCAAAAATATTGTGGATTTAGCATTGAAACAAGAAGTCGATTTTATTATCATTGCAGGGGATTTATTTGATAATGAAAATCGTACGCTTCGAGCAGAGGTGTTTTTAAAAGAACAATTTGAAAGATTGAGGAAAGAACAAATCTTTGTCTATGTCTGTCATGGTAATCATGATCCTCTAACTTCTAAAATATCTACGAATTGGCCTAATAATGTTTCTGTTTTTTCAAATCAAGTTGAAACATACCAAGCGATTACTAAAGATGGCGAAACAATTTATATTCACGGATTTAGTTATCAAAATGATGCGAGTTATGAAAATAAAATTGACGCGTATCCTTCTAGCCAAGGGCAAAAAGGAATACATATAGGAGTTTTACATGGTACTTATAGTAAGTCTAAAGCCAAGGACCGTTATACAGAATTTAGATTAGAAGATTTAAATAGCCGACTCTATCATTATTGGGCTCTTGGTCATATTCATGAGCGTGAACAATTAAGCGATATGCCTGTTATCAACTATCCAGGTAATATTCAGGGAAGACATTTTAATGAGTTAGGAGAAAAAGGGTGCCTCCTAGTTGAAGGAGATCATCTAAAATTAACAACACAATTTTACCCAACACACTATATTAAATTTGAAGAAGCGACGATAGAAACAGATCAAGCATCTAAGCAAGGATTATATAAGGCAATTCAAACTTTCAAGGATAAAGTAAGATCTGAAGGTAAAGCATTTTATAGATTAACAATGTTAATTAATAGTGAAGATGCTATGGCGCCACAAGATCTAATTCAGCTGAAGGAAATGATTACTGAATTTGAAGAGAACGAAACGCAGTTTATTTTTATTGAAGATATAAATATACAATATGTTCAAAATGATGAGGCTCCATTGGTTAATGAATTCTCTTCAGAACTCATTGAGGATGCATCATTATTTAATAGTGCAATGACTGATTTATATCTTAATCCAAGAGCTTCTAAGTATTTAGATGACTATACAGAATTTGATAGAACAGAATTAGTTAATCACGCTGAAAGTCTATTAAGGGATGAAATGAGAGGTGAACAAAATGATAATTAA